The following proteins are encoded in a genomic region of Nocardioides renjunii:
- the trpC gene encoding indole-3-glycerol phosphate synthase TrpC has translation MPATASVLDDIVAGARDDLARREAALPLPELRARLADAPAPRDPMPAFRGPGSSVIAEVKRRSPSKGDLADIPDPAALAAAYARGGAAAISVLTEERRFGGSLDDLRTVRAAVDTPLLRKDFIVETYQLVEARAAGADLALLIVAALDDDTLRRLHDEARELGLTVLVEVHDEAEAERALALGAGLVGVNSRNLKTLEVDPDVFGRLAPHLRGDAALVAESGITGVPDVQRFVSEGADVVLVGEALVKDGDPEAAVRAMTGVTA, from the coding sequence ATGCCTGCGACCGCCTCCGTGCTCGACGACATCGTCGCCGGAGCACGCGACGACCTCGCGCGCCGCGAGGCCGCGCTCCCGCTCCCCGAGCTGCGTGCGCGCCTCGCGGACGCGCCGGCACCGCGCGACCCGATGCCGGCGTTCCGCGGCCCGGGATCGAGCGTCATCGCCGAGGTGAAGCGCCGCAGCCCGAGCAAGGGCGACCTCGCCGACATCCCCGACCCGGCGGCGCTCGCGGCGGCGTACGCCCGTGGCGGTGCGGCCGCGATCTCGGTGCTGACCGAGGAGCGACGCTTCGGCGGGAGCCTCGACGACCTGCGCACCGTCCGCGCGGCGGTCGACACCCCGCTGCTGCGCAAGGACTTCATCGTCGAGACCTACCAGCTCGTCGAGGCCCGCGCCGCCGGCGCCGACCTCGCGCTGCTGATCGTGGCCGCGCTGGACGACGACACGCTGCGGCGGTTGCACGACGAGGCCCGCGAGCTGGGCCTCACCGTGCTCGTCGAGGTCCACGACGAGGCCGAGGCCGAGCGCGCCCTCGCCCTGGGCGCCGGCCTGGTCGGCGTCAACAGCCGCAACCTCAAGACCCTCGAGGTCGACCCCGACGTCTTCGGCCGGCTCGCCCCGCACCTGCGCGGCGACGCGGCCCTGGTCGCCGAGAGCGGCATCACCGGCGTGCCCGACGTCCAGCGCTTCGTCTCCGAGGGAGCCGACGTGGTGCTGGTCGGCGAGGCGCTGGTCAAGGACGGCGACCCCGAGGCCGCCGTGCGAGCGATGACAGGAGTGACGGCGTGA
- the trpB gene encoding tryptophan synthase subunit beta, which translates to MSQQTTETTSPTTRYDADERGYFGGTWGGRFMPEALVAALDELTLAWHDAMADPAFVADFERVLRDYAGTPSRLYHAERLSETVGARVLLKREDLNHTGAHKIRNVLGQALLTKRMGKTRVIAETGAGQHGVASATAAAWFDLDCTVYMGAVDTRRQALNVARMQLLGAKVVPVESGSATLKDAINEALRDWVASVDHTAYLFGTAAGPHPFPSMVRDFCRGIGDEARAQCLEQYGVLPDAVAACVGGGSNAIGLFTAFLEDEGVEIHGFEPGGDGVETGRHAATIHAGEAGVLHGARTFVLQDEDGQTVESHSISAGLDYPGVGPQHSWLAADGRATYTPVTDTQAMEAMALLSRTEGIIPAIESAHAIHGALEVAKRLGREKGPDATIIVNLSGRGDKDMGTAIEWFGLGDAEEGPEADLEQAAKEATQ; encoded by the coding sequence GTGAGCCAGCAGACGACCGAGACGACGAGCCCGACCACGAGGTACGACGCCGACGAGCGCGGCTACTTCGGCGGGACCTGGGGCGGGCGGTTCATGCCCGAGGCGCTCGTCGCCGCACTGGACGAGCTGACCCTCGCCTGGCACGACGCGATGGCGGACCCCGCGTTCGTCGCCGACTTCGAGCGGGTCCTGCGCGACTATGCCGGCACGCCGAGCCGGCTCTACCACGCCGAGCGGCTCTCCGAGACCGTCGGCGCCCGGGTGCTGCTCAAGCGCGAGGACCTCAACCACACCGGCGCCCACAAGATCCGCAACGTGCTCGGCCAGGCGCTGCTGACCAAGCGGATGGGCAAGACCCGGGTGATCGCCGAGACGGGCGCCGGGCAGCACGGCGTGGCCAGCGCCACCGCCGCCGCGTGGTTCGACCTCGACTGCACCGTCTACATGGGGGCCGTCGACACCCGCCGCCAGGCGCTCAACGTCGCCCGGATGCAGCTGCTCGGCGCGAAGGTCGTGCCGGTCGAGTCCGGCAGCGCGACGCTCAAGGACGCCATCAACGAGGCGCTGCGCGACTGGGTCGCCAGCGTCGACCACACCGCCTACCTCTTCGGCACCGCCGCCGGTCCGCACCCGTTCCCCAGCATGGTCCGCGACTTCTGCCGCGGCATCGGCGACGAGGCCCGCGCACAGTGCCTCGAGCAGTACGGCGTCCTGCCGGATGCGGTCGCGGCGTGCGTCGGTGGCGGCTCCAACGCCATCGGCCTGTTCACCGCGTTCCTCGAGGACGAGGGCGTCGAGATCCACGGCTTCGAGCCCGGCGGTGACGGCGTCGAGACCGGCCGGCACGCCGCCACCATCCACGCCGGCGAGGCCGGGGTGCTGCACGGTGCCCGGACCTTCGTCCTCCAGGACGAGGACGGCCAGACGGTCGAGTCGCACTCCATCTCCGCCGGCCTCGACTACCCCGGCGTCGGCCCGCAGCACTCGTGGCTCGCGGCCGACGGGCGGGCGACCTACACCCCCGTCACGGACACCCAGGCCATGGAGGCCATGGCGCTGCTGAGCCGGACTGAGGGCATCATCCCGGCCATCGAGTCCGCCCACGCGATCCACGGTGCGCTCGAGGTGGCCAAGCGGCTCGGCCGCGAGAAGGGCCCCGACGCGACGATCATCGTCAACCTCAGCGGTCGCGGCGACAAGGACATGGGCACGGCCATCGAGTGGTTCGGCCTCGGCGACGCCGAGGAGGGCCCGGAGGCCGACCTGGAGCAGGCCGCGAAGGAGGCCACCCAGTGA
- the trpA gene encoding tryptophan synthase subunit alpha, protein MTASSTATAFATARAEGRSALIGYLPAGYPSVEGSINAMRAMVEAGCDAIEIGLPYSDPVMDGPTIQAAAQQALDAGVRTSDVLDVVAAVAETGVPTLVMTYWNPIERYGVERWAGDLAKAGGAGLITPDITPDHGSAWVEAADAHDLDKVFLVAPSSTDERIALTAEASRGFVYAAAVMGVTGARDATSDLAGPLVRRVRATGDIPVAVGIGVSNGDQAAEVAAFADGVIVGSAFVRCLLDHAGDEAAGLDALRALTTDLAEGVRRGQN, encoded by the coding sequence GTGACCGCGAGCTCCACCGCCACGGCCTTCGCGACCGCACGGGCCGAGGGACGCTCGGCGCTCATCGGCTACCTCCCCGCGGGCTACCCGAGCGTCGAGGGCTCCATCAACGCGATGCGCGCGATGGTGGAGGCGGGCTGCGACGCGATCGAGATCGGCCTGCCCTACAGCGACCCCGTCATGGACGGCCCGACCATCCAGGCAGCGGCCCAGCAGGCGCTCGACGCGGGCGTGCGCACCAGCGACGTGCTCGACGTCGTCGCCGCGGTGGCCGAGACCGGCGTGCCGACGCTGGTGATGACCTACTGGAACCCCATCGAGCGCTACGGCGTGGAGCGCTGGGCCGGCGACCTGGCGAAGGCCGGGGGAGCGGGGCTCATCACGCCCGACATCACCCCCGACCACGGATCCGCGTGGGTGGAGGCCGCCGACGCGCACGACCTCGACAAGGTCTTCCTCGTCGCGCCGAGCTCCACCGACGAGCGCATCGCGCTCACCGCCGAGGCCAGCCGCGGGTTCGTCTACGCCGCCGCGGTCATGGGCGTCACCGGCGCCCGCGACGCCACCTCCGACCTCGCCGGGCCGCTGGTCCGCCGCGTGCGGGCGACCGGCGACATCCCGGTGGCCGTCGGCATCGGCGTCAGCAACGGCGACCAGGCCGCCGAGGTGGCCGCCTTCGCCGACGGCGTCATCGTCGGCTCGGCCTTCGTTCGCTGCCTGCTCGACCACGCCGGGGACGAGGCCGCCGGTCTGGACGCCCTGCGCGCGCTGACCACCGACCTCGCCGAGGGCGTACGCCGTGGTCAGAACTAG
- a CDS encoding SCO family protein, translating into MTACGGGAGAGSGSMELTGTVLDPPFEVSSTPLVDTEGAPFSLTEDTDEDLTLVFFGYTNCPDICGQVMATLAGTLSRLSDEEKEQLEVVFVTTDPTRDDAAVVEDYVDAFDPSIVGLTGDLADIREVASSVKVAIGYFDPDGTELDPGSLPATGYEVDHGTQVFGIGPDDGVETFWGSDVSQAQLAHDVTMLLDRG; encoded by the coding sequence ATGACCGCCTGCGGCGGCGGCGCGGGAGCCGGCTCCGGCTCGATGGAGCTCACGGGCACCGTCCTCGACCCGCCGTTCGAGGTGTCCTCGACGCCGCTCGTCGACACCGAGGGTGCCCCCTTCAGCCTGACCGAGGACACCGACGAGGACCTCACCCTGGTGTTCTTCGGCTACACCAACTGCCCCGACATCTGCGGTCAGGTCATGGCCACGCTGGCGGGCACGCTGAGCCGGCTCTCCGACGAGGAGAAGGAGCAGCTCGAGGTCGTCTTCGTGACCACCGACCCCACCCGCGACGACGCCGCCGTGGTCGAGGACTACGTCGACGCCTTCGACCCGAGCATCGTCGGGCTCACCGGCGACCTGGCCGACATCCGAGAGGTGGCGTCGAGCGTGAAGGTCGCCATCGGCTACTTCGACCCCGACGGCACGGAGCTCGACCCGGGCAGTCTCCCGGCCACCGGCTACGAGGTCGACCACGGCACCCAGGTGTTCGGGATCGGTCCCGACGACGGCGTCGAGACCTTCTGGGGCTCCGACGTCTCGCAGGCCCAGCTCGCCCACGACGTCACGATGTTGCTCGACCGAGGATGA
- the lgt gene encoding prolipoprotein diacylglyceryl transferase, producing MLSLQSPLVTLMSIPSPSDGVWNLGPVPIRGYALCIILGIVLAIWIGERRWVARGGVAGEVSDLAIWAVPFGLVGGRLYHVATDWELYFGEGRNPVTALYVWRGGLGIWGAIALGAVGVAIGAHRRGIKLLPLLDALAPGVLVAQAMGRWGNWFNQELYGRPTDLPWGLEIDVDHRPSQYLDVPTFHPTFLYECLWVLAAFALLVWLDRRFQLGHGRVVALYVMLYTAGRGWIENLRIDDVQLDDVLGLRLNVWTSIVLFVLAAAWFVWSARRHPGREQVVRTRPLEDDDATTDGTPDESSDDAGHDASHDSTDDTRSSGSTASTQGRSTADPTA from the coding sequence ATGTTGTCCCTGCAGTCGCCCCTGGTGACGCTGATGTCCATCCCCAGCCCGTCCGACGGCGTGTGGAACCTCGGCCCCGTGCCGATCCGCGGCTACGCGCTGTGCATCATCCTCGGCATCGTCCTGGCCATCTGGATCGGCGAGCGCCGCTGGGTGGCCCGCGGCGGCGTCGCCGGCGAGGTCAGCGACCTCGCCATCTGGGCGGTGCCCTTCGGCCTGGTCGGCGGCCGGCTCTACCACGTCGCCACCGACTGGGAGCTCTACTTCGGCGAGGGCAGGAACCCGGTCACGGCGCTGTACGTCTGGCGCGGCGGCCTCGGCATCTGGGGCGCTATCGCCCTCGGCGCCGTCGGCGTCGCCATCGGCGCCCACCGGCGCGGCATCAAGCTGCTGCCCCTCCTCGACGCCCTCGCCCCGGGCGTGCTGGTGGCCCAGGCGATGGGTCGCTGGGGCAACTGGTTCAACCAGGAGCTCTACGGACGTCCCACCGACCTGCCGTGGGGACTCGAGATCGACGTCGACCACCGGCCCTCGCAGTACCTCGACGTGCCGACCTTCCACCCGACGTTCCTCTACGAGTGCCTGTGGGTCCTCGCGGCCTTCGCGCTGCTCGTCTGGCTCGACCGCCGCTTCCAGCTCGGGCACGGCCGCGTGGTCGCCCTCTACGTCATGCTCTACACAGCCGGCCGCGGCTGGATCGAGAACCTGCGCATCGACGACGTCCAGCTCGACGACGTGCTGGGCCTGCGGCTCAACGTGTGGACCTCCATCGTGCTGTTCGTGCTCGCGGCCGCCTGGTTCGTGTGGTCCGCGCGCCGCCACCCCGGGCGCGAGCAGGTCGTGCGCACCCGTCCGCTGGAGGACGACGACGCGACCACCGACGGCACCCCGGACGAGTCCTCCGACGACGCCGGCCACGACGCCTCCCACGACAGCACCGACGACACCCGGTCCTCGGGGTCGACGGCGTCCACGCAGGGCCGCTCCACGGCCGATCCCACGGCCTGA
- the gltB gene encoding glutamate synthase large subunit: MSSTHAFPPNFPPPQGLYDPRHEKDACGVAMVATLTGEASHDIVVKALTALRNLDHRGAAGAEVNSGDGAGILMQVPDAFLRDVAREAGFELPPARAYAVGTAFLPGDAEAVAATRRRIEEIADEEGLAVLGWREVPVDDSTLGATARSVMPAFAQVFVAGKGSRVSGMALERLAFCLRKRAESDTDVYFPSLSSRTLAYKGMLTTDQLDRVFPDLTDERVASAMAVVHSRFSTNTFPSWPLAHPFRFIAHNGEINTVMGNRNWMRAREALLESDLIGGDLERLFPICTPGASDSASFDEVLELLHLAGRSLPHAVLMMIPEAWENHGEMDARRRAFYEFHSMLMEPWDGPACVVFTDGTQIGAVLDRNGLRPSRYWVTDDGLVVLASEVGVLDLDPATVVRKGRLQPGRMFLVDTEEHRIIEDEEIKGQLAAEHPYDEWLHAGLVHLDDIDELEHIVHTHASVTRRQQIFGYTEEELRVLLSPMANTGGEALGSMGTDTPIAALSEKPRLLFDYFSQLFAQVTNPPLDAIREELVTSLSGSIGPEANLLEPGPASCRQIVLPFPVFSNDDLAKIRHINRNGDMPGFQVHIVRGLYDVAGGGDALAARLDELCAEVSAATAEGARIIVLSDRHATAELAPIPSLLLTGAVHHHLVREKTRTQVGLLVEAGDVREVHHVALLVGYGAAAVNPYLAMESVEDLAREAYYVKVEPEQAVANLIKALGKGVLKVMSKMGVSTVASYTGAKIFESVGLSQAVIDRYFTGTTSKLGGIELGTIAEEVARRHATAYPRGGIAPAHRELPVGGEYQWRREGEPHLFDPETVFRLQHSTRTGSYDVFKQYTDRVNAQSERLMTLRGLFTFKDGAREPVDIDEVEPVSEIVKRFSTGAMSYGSISQEAHETLAIAMNRLGGKSNTGEGGEDADRLHDPERRSSIKQVASGRFGVTSEYLTNADDIQIKMAQGAKPGEGGQLPGHKVYPWVAKTRHSTPGVGLISPPPHHDIYSIEDLAQLIHDLKNANPSARVHVKLVSEVGIGTVAAGVSKAHADVVLVSGHDGGTGASPLTSLKHAGGPWELGLAETQQTLLLNGLRDRIVVQADGQLKTGRDVVVAALLGAEEYGFATAPLVVSGCIMMRVCHLDTCPVGVATQNPVLRERFSGQADYVVNFFEFIAQEVRELLAELGFRTLDEAIGQVGTLDVAQAIDHWKAAGLDLRPILHQASRHGEFGQFEDQDLRCTRTQDHGLDKALDNELIDIARPALESGEPVRAQVQVRNVNRTVGTMLGHEVTRRYRGAGLPEGTIDITLTGSAGQSFGAFVPRGVTLRLEGDANDYVGKGLSGGRLVVRPDRAATFEAGEQIIAGNTIGYGATLGQIFLSGRVGERFCVRNSGASAVVEGVGDHGCEYMTGGVVVVLGPIGRNFAAGMSGGYAFVLDLDEARVNRELVELAPVGGKAADELRSLVEQHAEETGSAVATALLADWDSALARFTEVMPRDFKRVLDAREEALQEGLTEDEANARIMEVLHG, from the coding sequence GTGTCCTCGACGCACGCGTTCCCGCCGAACTTCCCACCGCCGCAGGGCCTCTACGACCCGCGCCACGAGAAGGACGCCTGTGGTGTCGCCATGGTCGCGACGCTGACGGGCGAGGCCAGCCACGACATCGTGGTCAAGGCGCTCACCGCGCTGCGCAACCTCGACCACCGCGGCGCCGCGGGCGCCGAGGTCAACTCGGGCGACGGGGCCGGGATCCTGATGCAGGTGCCGGACGCCTTCCTGCGCGACGTGGCACGCGAGGCGGGCTTCGAGCTGCCCCCGGCGCGGGCGTACGCCGTCGGCACCGCCTTCCTGCCCGGTGACGCCGAGGCGGTGGCCGCGACCCGTCGCCGCATCGAGGAGATCGCCGACGAGGAGGGCCTCGCCGTCCTCGGCTGGCGCGAGGTGCCGGTCGACGACTCGACGCTCGGCGCGACCGCGCGCAGCGTGATGCCGGCCTTCGCCCAGGTCTTCGTGGCCGGCAAGGGCTCGCGGGTCAGCGGCATGGCGCTCGAGCGCCTTGCGTTCTGCCTGCGCAAGCGCGCCGAGTCCGACACCGACGTCTACTTCCCGTCGCTGTCCTCGCGCACGCTCGCCTACAAGGGCATGCTCACGACCGACCAGCTCGACCGGGTCTTCCCCGACCTGACCGACGAGCGGGTCGCCTCGGCGATGGCGGTCGTGCACTCGCGCTTCTCGACCAACACCTTCCCAAGCTGGCCGCTGGCGCACCCCTTCCGCTTCATCGCGCACAACGGCGAGATCAACACCGTGATGGGCAACCGCAACTGGATGCGCGCCCGCGAGGCGCTGCTCGAGAGCGACCTGATCGGCGGCGACCTGGAGCGCCTCTTCCCGATCTGCACGCCCGGCGCGTCGGACTCCGCGTCGTTCGACGAGGTCCTGGAGCTCCTCCACCTCGCCGGCCGCTCGCTGCCGCACGCCGTGCTGATGATGATCCCGGAGGCGTGGGAGAACCACGGCGAGATGGACGCCAGGCGCCGGGCGTTCTACGAGTTCCACTCGATGCTCATGGAGCCGTGGGACGGCCCCGCGTGCGTGGTGTTCACCGACGGCACCCAGATCGGTGCCGTGCTCGACCGCAACGGCCTGCGCCCGTCGCGCTACTGGGTCACCGACGACGGCCTCGTCGTGCTGGCCTCCGAGGTCGGCGTGCTCGACCTCGACCCGGCGACCGTGGTGCGCAAGGGCCGGCTGCAGCCCGGCCGGATGTTCCTCGTCGACACCGAGGAGCACCGCATCATCGAGGACGAGGAGATCAAGGGCCAGCTCGCCGCCGAGCACCCCTACGACGAGTGGCTGCACGCCGGTCTCGTCCACCTCGACGACATCGACGAGCTCGAGCACATCGTCCACACGCACGCCTCGGTCACCCGCCGCCAGCAGATCTTCGGCTACACCGAGGAGGAGCTGCGCGTCCTGCTCAGCCCGATGGCCAACACCGGTGGCGAGGCGCTCGGCTCGATGGGCACCGACACCCCCATCGCCGCGCTGAGCGAGAAGCCGCGCCTGCTCTTCGACTACTTCTCGCAGCTCTTCGCCCAGGTGACCAACCCGCCGCTCGACGCGATCCGCGAGGAGCTCGTCACGTCCCTCAGCGGCTCGATCGGACCCGAGGCCAACCTGCTGGAGCCGGGCCCGGCGTCGTGCCGCCAGATCGTGCTGCCGTTCCCGGTCTTCTCCAACGACGACCTGGCCAAGATCCGCCACATCAACCGCAACGGCGACATGCCGGGCTTCCAGGTCCACATCGTCCGCGGGCTCTACGACGTGGCCGGGGGAGGGGACGCCCTCGCCGCCCGGCTCGACGAGCTGTGCGCCGAGGTCTCGGCCGCCACCGCCGAGGGAGCGCGGATCATCGTGCTCTCCGACCGCCACGCCACGGCCGAGCTGGCACCGATCCCGTCGCTGCTGCTCACCGGTGCGGTGCACCACCACCTGGTCCGGGAGAAGACCCGCACCCAGGTCGGCCTGCTCGTCGAGGCCGGTGACGTCCGCGAGGTGCACCACGTCGCGCTGCTCGTCGGCTACGGCGCGGCCGCGGTCAACCCCTACCTCGCCATGGAGTCGGTGGAGGACCTCGCCCGCGAGGCCTACTACGTCAAGGTCGAGCCGGAGCAGGCCGTCGCCAACCTCATCAAGGCGCTCGGCAAGGGCGTGCTCAAGGTCATGTCCAAGATGGGCGTCTCGACGGTCGCCTCCTACACCGGGGCGAAGATCTTCGAGTCCGTCGGCCTCTCCCAGGCGGTCATCGACCGCTACTTCACCGGCACGACCTCCAAGCTCGGCGGCATCGAGCTCGGCACGATCGCCGAGGAGGTCGCCCGCCGCCACGCGACGGCGTACCCCCGTGGTGGGATCGCGCCGGCGCACCGCGAGCTGCCCGTCGGCGGCGAGTACCAGTGGCGTCGCGAGGGCGAGCCGCACCTGTTCGACCCCGAGACGGTGTTCCGGCTCCAGCACTCGACGCGCACCGGCAGCTACGACGTCTTCAAGCAGTACACCGACCGGGTGAACGCCCAGTCCGAGCGCCTGATGACGCTGCGTGGGCTGTTCACGTTCAAGGACGGCGCGCGCGAGCCCGTCGACATCGACGAGGTCGAGCCCGTCTCCGAGATCGTCAAGCGGTTCTCGACCGGCGCCATGTCCTACGGCTCCATCAGCCAGGAGGCGCACGAGACCCTCGCGATCGCGATGAACCGGCTGGGCGGCAAGTCCAACACCGGTGAGGGCGGCGAGGACGCCGACCGGCTCCACGACCCCGAGCGCCGCTCATCGATCAAGCAGGTCGCCTCCGGCCGCTTCGGCGTCACCTCGGAGTACCTCACCAACGCCGACGACATCCAGATCAAGATGGCGCAGGGCGCCAAGCCCGGCGAGGGCGGCCAGCTGCCCGGCCACAAGGTCTACCCGTGGGTGGCCAAGACCCGGCACTCCACGCCGGGGGTCGGCCTGATCAGCCCGCCGCCGCACCACGACATCTACTCGATCGAGGACCTGGCGCAGCTGATCCACGACCTCAAGAACGCGAACCCGTCGGCGCGGGTGCACGTCAAGCTGGTCTCCGAGGTCGGCATCGGCACCGTCGCCGCGGGCGTGTCCAAGGCCCACGCCGACGTCGTGCTGGTCTCCGGGCACGACGGCGGCACCGGCGCCTCCCCGCTGACCTCGCTCAAGCACGCGGGCGGTCCGTGGGAGCTCGGCCTCGCCGAGACCCAGCAGACGCTCCTGCTCAACGGGCTGCGCGACCGGATCGTGGTGCAGGCCGACGGCCAGCTCAAGACCGGCCGCGACGTCGTGGTCGCCGCGCTGCTCGGCGCGGAGGAGTACGGCTTCGCCACCGCGCCGCTGGTCGTCAGCGGCTGCATCATGATGCGCGTGTGCCACCTCGACACCTGCCCGGTGGGCGTGGCCACGCAGAACCCGGTGCTCCGCGAGCGCTTCAGCGGCCAGGCCGACTACGTCGTGAACTTCTTCGAGTTCATCGCCCAGGAGGTCCGCGAGCTGCTCGCCGAGCTCGGGTTCCGCACCCTCGACGAGGCCATCGGCCAGGTCGGCACCCTCGACGTCGCCCAGGCGATCGACCACTGGAAGGCCGCGGGCCTCGACCTCCGGCCGATCCTGCACCAGGCCTCCCGCCACGGCGAGTTCGGCCAGTTCGAGGACCAGGACCTGCGCTGCACCAGGACGCAGGACCACGGCCTCGACAAGGCGCTCGACAACGAGCTGATCGACATCGCACGGCCGGCGCTGGAGTCCGGCGAGCCGGTGCGCGCGCAGGTCCAGGTCCGCAACGTCAACCGCACGGTCGGCACGATGCTCGGCCACGAGGTGACCAGGCGCTACCGCGGTGCGGGGCTGCCCGAGGGCACGATCGACATCACGCTCACCGGGTCGGCGGGCCAGTCCTTCGGCGCGTTCGTGCCGCGCGGGGTGACCCTGCGCCTCGAGGGCGACGCCAACGACTACGTCGGCAAGGGCCTGTCCGGCGGCCGCCTGGTGGTGCGCCCCGACCGGGCCGCGACCTTCGAGGCCGGCGAGCAGATCATCGCCGGCAACACGATCGGCTACGGCGCCACGTTGGGCCAGATCTTCCTGAGCGGCCGGGTCGGCGAGCGGTTCTGCGTCCGCAACTCCGGCGCCAGCGCCGTCGTCGAGGGCGTGGGCGACCACGGCTGCGAGTACATGACCGGCGGCGTCGTCGTCGTCCTCGGTCCGATCGGGCGCAACTTCGCGGCCGGCATGTCGGGCGGCTACGCCTTCGTGCTCGACCTCGACGAGGCGCGGGTCAACCGCGAGCTCGTCGAGCTCGCGCCCGTGGGCGGCAAGGCCGCCGACGAGCTCAGGTCCCTGGTCGAGCAGCACGCGGAGGAGACCGGCTCCGCCGTCGCCACCGCGCTGCTCGCCGACTGGGACTCCGCCCTGGCGCGCTTCACCGAGGTGATGCCCCGGGACTTCAAGCGCGTGCTCGACGCTCGTGAGGAGGCCCTCCAGGAGGGGCTCACCGAGGACGAGGCCAACGCCCGGATCATGGAGGTGCTTCATGGCTGA
- a CDS encoding glutamate synthase subunit beta, giving the protein MADPKGFLKHGREVASRREVAERVHDWNEVYPDGVGRALLPIINTQAGRCMDCGIPFCHQGCPLGNIIPEWNDLVWRDDWDGAMDRLHATNNFPEFTGRLCPAPCETACVLGINQDPVTIKNVEVSIIDRAWGSGYVRPEPPEWLSGKTVAVIGSGPAGLAAAQQLTRAGHTVAVYERADKIGGLLRYGIPEFKMEKKHLDRRLDQMRREGTVFRAGVDVGGDLTGQQLLDRYDAVVLAMGATAARDLPVPGRELGGIHQAMEFLPQANRASLGEPPTLDGAEQIVATGKDVVIIGGGDTGADCLGTSIRQGARSITQLEIMPQPGSDRPTGQPWPTYPMTFRVSSAHEEGGDRVYAVSTQEFAGDADGHVSGLRLVEVDGRFQPVEGTEREIPAQLVLLAMGFVGPEKAGLVEQLGVELDERGNVRRDASYAASVPGVFVAGDVGRGQSLIVWAIAEGRSAAAAVDAHLTGSTTLPAPIKPHERPLVV; this is encoded by the coding sequence ATGGCTGACCCCAAGGGATTCCTCAAGCACGGCCGCGAGGTCGCCTCCCGCCGCGAGGTCGCCGAGCGGGTGCACGACTGGAACGAGGTCTACCCCGACGGCGTCGGGCGTGCGCTGCTGCCGATCATCAACACCCAGGCCGGACGCTGCATGGACTGCGGCATCCCGTTCTGCCACCAGGGGTGCCCGCTGGGCAACATCATCCCGGAGTGGAACGACCTGGTGTGGCGTGACGACTGGGACGGCGCGATGGACCGGCTCCACGCGACCAACAACTTCCCCGAGTTCACCGGCCGGCTGTGCCCGGCCCCCTGCGAGACCGCCTGCGTGCTCGGCATCAACCAGGACCCGGTGACCATCAAGAACGTCGAGGTCTCCATCATCGACCGGGCCTGGGGCTCGGGCTACGTCCGCCCGGAGCCGCCGGAGTGGCTCTCGGGCAAGACGGTCGCCGTCATCGGCTCCGGCCCCGCCGGCCTCGCCGCCGCCCAGCAGCTCACCCGGGCCGGGCACACCGTGGCGGTCTACGAGCGCGCCGACAAGATCGGCGGGCTGCTCCGCTACGGCATCCCCGAGTTTAAGATGGAGAAGAAGCACCTCGACCGGCGCCTGGACCAGATGCGCCGCGAGGGCACCGTCTTCCGCGCCGGGGTCGACGTCGGGGGCGACCTGACCGGCCAGCAGCTGCTCGACCGCTACGACGCGGTCGTGCTCGCCATGGGCGCGACCGCCGCCCGCGACCTCCCGGTCCCGGGCCGTGAGCTGGGCGGCATCCACCAGGCCATGGAGTTCCTGCCGCAGGCCAACCGCGCCTCGCTCGGCGAGCCCCCGACGCTGGACGGCGCCGAGCAGATCGTGGCGACCGGCAAGGACGTCGTCATCATCGGTGGCGGCGACACCGGCGCCGACTGCCTCGGCACGTCGATCCGCCAGGGTGCCCGCTCGATCACGCAGCTGGAGATCATGCCGCAGCCCGGCTCGGACCGGCCGACGGGCCAGCCGTGGCCGACGTACCCCATGACCTTCCGGGTCTCCTCGGCCCACGAGGAGGGCGGTGACCGGGTCTACGCCGTCTCGACGCAGGAGTTCGCCGGCGACGCCGACGGCCACGTGTCCGGCCTCCGGCTGGTCGAGGTCGACGGGAGGTTCCAGCCGGTCGAGGGCACCGAGCGCGAGATCCCCGCGCAGCTGGTGCTGCTCGCCATGGGCTTCGTGGGTCCGGAGAAGGCGGGCCTGGTCGAGCAGCTCGGCGTGGAGCTCGACGAGCGCGGCAACGTCCGGCGCGACGCGTCGTACGCCGCCTCGGTGCCCGGCGTCTTCGTCGCCGGCGACGTGGGCCGCGGCCAGTCGCTGATCGTGTGGGCCATCGCGGAGGGCCGCAGCGCGGCCGCCGCGGTCGACGCCCACCTGACGGGGTCGACCACGCTTCCGGCGCCGATCAAGCCGCACGAGCGCCCGCTGGTCGTCTGA